GTAGCAGCAGGTGGAAGAGGTAATGAATATATTGTGTACATATGGAATGTTCAGACGGCAAAATGTATAGATAAATTATTTGGACACAATTCAcctataattaaaatttgttttagTACCAGTTTAAAAAATGAGGGTGTTATAGCTAGCTGTTCATGGAGTAAAAATGTGTTAATATGGGATTTATATGCAAGAAGAAATAAAGGAAGTAAATTtgaagaaattataaattcccatgatatttcatatatatgttttgaTCCAAGAGGAAATGATATATTGGCAGTATGTACATTAagttgtaaaattattttttgggATATATTAGTTCAAGAAATTGTTGGAACAATAGAAGGTGCTCGAGATATAAAAAGGGGTAGACTTCTTGGTGAGGAATTTTCATCAATTCCGAGATTGAAtaaaaggaggaaaaaacATCATCAGTGTAGTGGTAATAATGATGATCAAGAGGATGGtgataattacatatatatggatgACATGATAGATCAAGGAAATAACACTATAGCAAGCCAAAATTGTTATTTTACATGTATAGATTATATACACAATGGAAATTACATAATAGGGTGTGCAAACTGTAGTGTTTCCTTATACATTTATGATACAAATTTATTCTtgcttattaaaataattgatCTAACAAAAAATTACTGTGTTGACGGTattaaaagagaaatatCAACAAGATATATAACAACAGAaggaaaacatatttatgagTATGATTTGAGTGATGAAGAGGGGGATATTTATTTggataaatacaaaattgtgaataggaaaaaaaaacaaaatttattgcCTGGTCAggtaaatgaaaattatataaataataaatttaaaaaatataaatttagttTAAACTATTTGGATATATCAGGAGATGATAGACATATTGCTGTTGCATGTAGCATGggtttatatgtttttacaaAAGATTTTCAATATCAGTATATaccaaattttaaaaacatgtaCAAAGGTTTGATAATTCCTCTTACTTATGAGCCAAAATATTTAACACAGAATGTAAATttgcaaaatttaaaaaattcgttaaaaaaaaatgaatatattaaggCATTTATTCTATGTTTagcattaaataattatgaaaacatTTTAGAAGTATACGAAAAGATaccatataatataatacctctgtgtgtaaaaattttaacaaagccctttttatttattttaatgaattttatCAAAACCTTGTTACTTAATGACACTATTAAACATATCCATTTGCATTTGTATTATCTTAATTCTCTTTTTACAATTCATTTTAATGCTTTTCTAAATAGCGatttttataacaaaacaaaaaataataaaaatatcaataAGAATGATGAAAACACGGCCTCAAGGATGACAACCAGTTTGCACACTTCGGACGAGTTCAGGACTGCTCTCTTGTTAATCCTCAAGCAGATATTCGTGGTTTACAATGGGCTCCAGTACCTCTACAGCAACAATATCAACGTATTGAAGTTTTTGTGCCTGGGGGGCGAGCCGGCGAGCCAGTTGTAGAGAACCGCAATTCCCATGTGGGCGTACACACGTGAGTACAttcatacgtacatacgctTGTGTGcgtatttatgtttttcccCCCCTCCCTTAAAAGGAACAATTTGTTTCAGTGTTTGTTCCCCATAGCAGCTTGAATTTAAACGGTAAAGAAGTTTTCGAATAGGAGTAGAGTGCCCGCATAAACAACAgattcataaataaattgcGAAAATAAACTGCGCAAGTATATGGTGCAAATATCTGCGCGTAATTTTCTCATCTCCATTTTTATTcaattgttttttattttgcgtTGTCGGTTTTTGCCAATATATTCCAATATATTCCAACTTATTCCAGTTTAGCTCAGTTTATTCCAATATATTCCAATTCATTCCagtttattccattttattccagattattccattttattccAGTTTATTCCAGTTTAGCTCAGtttatttcaatattttcccatttttttatattttgtgttGTCCTATTGcccccattttttttctgtcaAACTATACCCTTTTTTAGGGGTTTCCTTTGTTCATACATTTacgtacatttttaaatctCTTTTCTGAAAAGTTctttatacgtataaatgTTCATTTTAAAACGGACATGAGTTATGCAGCAAGTGGGAATAAGGactattatgttttatttattttgttgtatCTTTTACCTCTGTTGCTTCTTTTGCCAGATTCATAACCTTTGGTAATTTGTAAGTCCCCCCTTGGTGCGGGAAGGTAACAGAAGGGAAAGGATTGAGCATGAAGTAgttttacaaaaatgtatattgttAAGCGGTATACACAATTGTACATGAAGCGgttttacaaaaatgtacatTGTTAAGCGGTATACACAATTGTACATGAAGCGgttttacaaaaatgtacatTGTTAAGCGGTATACACAATTGTACATGAAGCGgttttacaaaaatgtacatTGTTAAGCGGTATACACAATTGTACATGAAGCGgttttacaaaaatgtacatTGTTAAGCGGTATACACAATTGTACATGAAGCGgttttacaaaaatgtacatTGTTAAGCGGTATACACAATTGTACATGAAGCGgttttacaaaaatgtacatTGTTAAGCGGTATACACAATTGTACATGAAGCGgttttacaaaaatgtacatTGTTAAGCGGTATACACAATTGTGCATTTTTAAACGGAAAAACACAATTGCACACTTGtacgctttttttttttttttttttttttttttctttttgagtACATTGCTCAAGTTAGAatcttattttaaaacattacgcgaaagaaggaaaaagaaaaagttaaAGTTCCGCGTGTTCGAACAGCATATGCTTGATCATTTAGTCATGCATTTGTGTTTgtgtttgtttatatatatatacatggtTGCATGTGTGTGCACAAAAAGATGAGGTATGAGTGGTAAATGCTCTTACTGAAGGTGAAAAGAGGGGGAAAAAAACGGGGTTAAtcctttcaaaaaaaatattatattgtatgtatacacaatACATCATACGTATATGTGCACACAAGATTATACAGATAGGCCTGGATGTGAATTCTATATGTACACcttcttcttcatttgtGAAGAATATCGATACAGTGTTGGTGGAAATTTGTATAGGcacttaaaaattaattttccttttacaGCTTTTACACCTGTACTTGTTTCATGAGGTCCTATATTTCTCGTATTTCGTCAATGTGAACTTCGAAACATCTGTCAATCTGAACTTCTCCaattatatccttttttttttttttttttttgctggCCCCACCTTCCCCCAGAAATATTTTCCTAATTTGCATAGTTATAAATGCATGCATAATCTACATATCAACGAAACGGAGGTAAGGCTTCTTAGACGGTACGCTGACCTTTTGCACTTcctttgaaaaaattttcgGGATGTCTATATCGGGGAGAGTTGGTAAAACGCAACATTTATCCCCTTCGTTCCAGTTAACAGGAGTAGCAACTTGATGCTTGTCCGTAAGCTGTAAAGATTTTAAAACCCTCAAAAGTTCAAGGGCATTTCTTCCAGTTGTAGCTGGATATAATAAAGTTGctttaacaattttatgcggagaaataaaaaaaacgcACCTACAAGTTAATGGTAGTccatctatatttttttccttttcatccataatttttaactttgTAGCTAATTCTCTTGATTCATCACAGACTATTGGAATTTTCCATTCATCCAATTTTCCATAATGTTTAATATCATCAATCCATTTTTCATGGGACTCTTTAGAATTACAACTGAACCCTACTAACTTacaatcattttttaaaaattctttattcatttttcctAATTCAGCAAGTTCAGTGGTACATACCGGGGTAAAGTCGTTTGGATGACTAAACAGAATTACCCAGCTGCTTccaatatatttgtacagaTCAAACTCACCATCTACTCCTGACGCAGTAGCAGTGAAGTTAGGAAAGGTGGATCCTAGGTGGTACGCCATGTTGGTGTGGGTTCGTTATGCGGTTCGTTATTTTGGTGTACTTTGCTTTATCTTGAAGTATTTTTTTGCTCTACGTTTTCTTAATCAGTGCCGTAAGGAGTTCGATATGCCGCGCGTTTGTAGACTCTTCCTGTTCCTCTTCTTTTCCTTCTTCTTGTCCCTCTACGTCTTCttctttctcttcttttttttgtaacttTGCACGCAATGCTCTCACAGCACTTTGTCGGAGGTGGTAAagagtatgtatgtacgtacgtatatatgtatgtgtgtgtgtatacatatatatatacatatatatatacatgtatatatatatatatatatatatatttatgcgcATGTTAATACATGCCCAAAGGCAGTTATCTTCACCCAGAATTTGGTGAAATTCTACTCAGAAAAAAACGTATAACTGCAGCAGGggggggggaaaaaaaaataaaataaaataaaaaataaaataataataaataaaaaattaaaaacgaaataatgttattagagatacataaaaatgaatagaaAGAATTAAACTAACtgaagataataaaataaattaaacaaaataagagaaaaaaaaaaaaaaaaaaaaaatgaagccCTACTACTCTTGGCTGTTAACATTTGGAACGgcattaaaagaaaaaggaaaaaaaatataccacTAAAAGttgtacataatattattataacatatatctatatatacctatatatatatatatatataaatatatatatatggcatTTATACAACTAAGTAAGTGCATGTTAAAGGCAATTTGAAGAATGATAGTGTAATATATGTTCATGCGAAGAGGAATAAAACCCAGGAGGGGGAGATGTTGAAATAGTTTTTGCAAAATGGAATGAAGAGAATGTAGAATTGCGAATCTTCTTGCAGATACGTgcagagaaaaaatatattgcccttttatatttgcataaATGTGGAAGGTAATATtctgcttatatttttttgtaaaaaaaaggaacaacaATTTGGAAGCTTTGCACAATGCTATCATGAATGTATGGGTATTACCAATatgtaaacaattttttagtACCCATAAATGCACCGTTGTAGTGGACTTGCAAAAGCCCCCACCCACCCCCAAACCAAAATGGATTGAGGAATTgttccaaatttttttttgcaaaggAATACCATCTGGTAATAGTTAAAATTTGGGGACTCACGTGATGATTctctacatttttaaaaaatttatttttttttaactaatGAATGGAAGGTGATAAATAAGATGAGGTAAGTAAATTAAAACttaaatacgtacatacgtacatacatacgtacatacatacgtacatgcatacatacatgcatacatacatgcatacatacatgcatacatacatgcatacatacatgcatgtgtgcatatatatttatatatactccCTTCTGGGTGCAGAAGATACTAAAGGGGCATCATATCTTTCGTGGATATTACTAAAAAGGgttctacattttttttagaatataCATGGGTAATCATTGGAAGGAAAACGATGGAAACCAAGTTACCCACTCGTGAGGGAATAACGCATACATGTGTACAAGtacatgaacatatataaatgtatatgtgtgtatgtatatttaggTGAGGCATATTTTTGCGCTTTTACAAAAGAACAGGCTGACTGCGTGAAGGAGTTATGTTGAAATGTTTGAGcggaaatttataaaattatcaaaagaaataaaaggaaaaataaagtaaacaaagggagaaaaaaaataaagaaaaaataagatgaTAACCTATTTATGCAAAGATTAACTAAGAAATACATATCTGCATACATAATAACGGTTTAAATGTCCAATGAACAAATTTCTCCatattcttattaatatGTACAAGTACAAAAGCATGTACGTTTTAAGAAGGATAGATATTTTGCTTTCTTATGAGCAATAATGCATTGTATTTTAGGCGAAtcatgttatataatttttttttttttttttttttttttttctacctCTCCCtctatttttatgtatatatctctttttatttccatttatagttccatttatatttagaattttatttccttttaaagTTCGTTTTATAGTTTCATTTCCTAATTCCAGTTAATACCCCTGTTATTCTGTTTTTTTGCACTTTGgcttttttcatatgtaacatatacataagtacacACATAAACAATCCATATAATTGGGGGGGGGGGCGTCCGCACTCACACACGCACTTGAACATGTGCATACacacaaaattattattgtcaCTATAACTTATGTAGGtgagaaaaagaagaaaagaaaaaagaaaaaatgaaatcaaATTTGATGAGACTTGATAAGATATGACGGGATGAAATGAAATAACCTGAAACAACAGGAAATATGTATGAAATAACGAAGGAGTccctcattttttttttttttttttttttttttatagaagaaataaaaataattttggagttaaaaaaagattatcaatatataaaaaatttcatttccTCATACAAATAATATCAAATTGTTTGTtgaactttttaaatttgattttaaatgatatagAACACAAAAAACAGAAACAAATGTATATTGGCGACTTTGAATGAATGCTATTGTACGCATACGAAAAcgaagagaaaaagaaaaaaaaaaaaaaacagccATGAAAGAGAAACATGAAGAAGATACAAATggacataaatatatgtatatatgtatatatgtatatatgtatatatgtatatatgtatatatgtatatatatatagatatatagatatatagatatatagatagatatggATACATGATTATGTGAacacatgtgtacatatgcagTATTACGTTGACGcatatctatatatctatatatctatatatatatatatatatatatatatatatatatatatatatcaatttttaCCTTTGTGCTTCACTCCAGCGAAGGATGACCGCTGGGGAAAGGAGTACACATAATTTATGTATCTTCTGTgcacattttatattatgctacttcatttttaagtacacttaattttttttttttttttttttttttaagaatgaattatttcttatacttacatttttttgttgGTAAGAACAAGTCGCGTAATATTCACTTGTGAGCTCTTGTCTTGATAGCTTTTCcatttacatacatgtacttgtatgcatatatatacatatatatttatgcatatgtatatatatgtacacatatacatatgtattttttttttttgtttttttgtgcGTTttggtaaatatatatatacatacatacacttGTTTTATGAGCAAATCCTTAAAAGATTATTCGTTTTTTGTATAATGTTAAGGATGTATTATGTACACGAATAATCGCATGGTATATCATGGATGGCCTTGCTCGAATACTATCAGGCATAGTAcgtacaaaataaaaaattcatagGTTTGAgatcccttttttttttttttttttttttactcatatttttaagaatattaataGAGTTACATTTCGAACGATATACAgacgtaaaaatatttctatttttttctttttattttttcttatgttttcctttcattttttctttttattttttctttttattttttctttttattttttctttttattttttctttttattttttctttttattttttctttttattttttctttttattttttcttttccattttttcttttccattttttcttttccattttttcttttccctttttttatttttaatgccccccttttttatattttaacaaaaacaaGTTAATTGTTAATAGTTTTACTTATACCATGCAGTTTACTGTTTCCTCGTTGCGTAAAATTGAGGTGCAATTTTTGGGTAATGTTAACTAATTCGTCCGATGGCATtgcgtatatatgtgcatatatacctGAGTAAATGCATACACAACtgtgtatatgcatacacaactgtgtacatgcatacacaactgtgtaaatacatacataactgcgtaaatgcatacataactgcgtaaatgcatacataacTGCGCAAATGCATACAGGTGTAAATGCTTATATACCTGTGCAAATGCATATACACTTGTATGCATCCATTGTACATGAGAAATTTATTACCCCATAATTCAATTAGAATTGTTTTTATGTGTCTACATATACGTAATAACAGGAGGTAAAGATGCTAtgatgaatatatatgtaacacaTTTCCATGAACATGTATGAAGACATAAGTTTCCTTAAGTGAGCATGATATAATGTGTGCATTTGGAGTATTATGCCCCATTGTATAAAACCAGTTGAAGtattatattacatgtttgtgtttaatttcattttttgttaatatatttttgattaAAAGGATGAAAAATGTTTGTGTAATTTGAAAGTGCAGtgtatctcttttttttttctttttttttttttccctttataATAACGTTTATGATGtcttatgaaaattttttttttttttttttttattttcccatATAATAAGCTATAACAGTTCTGAAAACAATATTTAAAGCTAAATGTATATGACCTGAAAAGAgtgcataaaaaaatgcgttaataaatattacaccGAGGAACATGTTTAACAGGCAGTGAAACGTTGCAAAAATGTACATGCATAAGCACgcgcgtatatatatacatttatatacgtatatgtatgtacacattTTAATTAGGACAATgtcataattaatattatacgAATAATTCTCACCatattgctattttttttttttttttttttttttttgttgaagATGGTTACTTTAAGTAGCTCCGCACCTTACTGATGTTTTCGTTCGTGCATATTTCCAACTAACAATCATTTTGAGACATAGGAAAATATAGTttttattgctttttttttcattttttttgctttttctttttcatatatttatcctTCTTATTGCCATTTTATTCCCTATCACGTATCGCACGTACACGtattattgaatatatatacataagatGAACACAATATACACGAGGATACAATAGTCCTTTGTTATTCATTTagtatttgaaaaaatggagagaggaaattttttttttttttttcattctttcgCCGTCCtccaactttttttttttttttctctctccATTTTTTACACGTAAAGTGATTACACGTGCTTGTAAATGtgtactaatttttttttcattaattcaatgttttttaatagtttacacttttttgtttgttttcctcatatatatttaaaaaaaaaaaaaaaaaaaagaataaagaataaagtatacgaataaagaaaaaagaataaagtatacgaataaaaataagaagaacGAGTATAATTAGTTAAGAAGAGGGGACTTACccttaaatttataaaaagtttatatttACCTTTATTGGGCTCCTACGCAATATGGCACGTTTGTTTAGGTTACaggtacatgtatataaataaatacataaagtacatatacgtacactaCATGTACGTACaatacatttacatacaatacatttacatgcaatacatatacaaacaatacatatgcatgtgcAATTTATTCGGTGTAAGAGCTGCTGATTAATGATAACGAAATGTACACACGGAAATGACATTTAAGGGAGATGAAGAagtttctcctttttttctctttccttACGATGgtaattgttattattacatgtACAAGTGTAAAGTAAAAGAAGTTTAAATAAACTTTAGAAATACgccatatatgcacatatatgcaaatgTACGAATTGGACTGtatttgtatacatttacacGTGTATGTATTAATGTGTATTTGTGTGTTATagcatgtatttatatgtatgcatttgtattgatatatatttatgtgttaGTATTTATGTGTTTGTGTTTATTCATATgagtatttatatgtacatgtgaaTGCATATATTCGCATGAACATATTTGCAAATACACGTACGAAAGTACACATTTGGATGTACAAATTTGAATATACACATTTGAATATACACATTTGAATATACACATTTGAACATACACATTTGAACGTACacatttgaatatatacatttgaaTATACACATTTGAACATACACATTTGAACGTACACATTTGAACGTACACATGTTAGTATACCAATACGAATACTTACATTTTGGTATAAACTTTTGAACACGCACGTATGAACATgtcagaatttttttttcaaaaataaatttattcctATCTTTTTACTAAGTACTGAAGTGtattccaattttttttttttttttccttttatttatttgtatatttatttgtatatttatttgtatatttatttgtatatttatttgtatatttatttgtatatttatttgtatatttatttatatatttatttgtatatttatttgtatatttatttgtatatttatttatatatttatttgtatatttatttgtatatttatttgtatatttatttatatatttatttgtatatttatttgtatatttatttatatatttatttgtatatttatttgtatatttatttatat
This genomic interval from Plasmodium brasilianum strain Bolivian I chromosome 1, whole genome shotgun sequence contains the following:
- a CDS encoding 1-cys peroxiredoxin, which produces MAYHLGSTFPNFTATASGVDGEFDLYKYIGSSWVILFSHPNDFTPVCTTELAELGKMNKEFLKNDCKLVGFSCNSKESHEKWIDDIKHYGKLDEWKIPIVCDESRELATKLKIMDEKEKNIDGLPLTCRCVFFISPHKIVKATLLYPATTGRNALELLRVLKSLQLTDKHQVATPVNWNEGDKCCVLPTLPDIDIPKIFSKEVQKVSVPSKKPYLRFVDM